One genomic segment of Pedobacter endophyticus includes these proteins:
- the rlmF gene encoding 23S rRNA (adenine(1618)-N(6))-methyltransferase RlmF: MAEQEQNNRKEKSELHPRNKHRSRYNFKQLTAASKELKRYVFKNEHNDDSIDFADQSAVKALNRALLKHFYNIGQWDIPKDFLCPPIPGRADYIHYVADLLGSSNKGKNPKGPNINLLDIGVGANCIYPIIGHQEYGWSFVGSEIDPFSVESANRIIQANKELQGGIEIRKQASKMGIFRGIVGRKERFDAVVCNPPFHSSLKEAEQGTRLKWRNLGGTEKEVKHVLNFGGNKAELWCPGGERAFVEQMIIQSAEIKGQVLWFTSLVSKSANLKSIYNALVKVNAFEVRTVQMSQGQKISRFVAWTFQDDAAQAEWAKGWKNESAKTENKAVK, encoded by the coding sequence TTGGCCGAGCAAGAACAAAATAACCGCAAAGAAAAAAGCGAGTTACACCCACGCAACAAACATCGTTCGCGTTACAATTTCAAACAACTTACCGCTGCATCAAAAGAATTGAAACGCTATGTTTTCAAAAACGAACATAACGACGATTCCATTGATTTTGCCGATCAAAGTGCTGTGAAAGCGCTTAACAGGGCGTTGTTGAAACACTTTTATAATATTGGTCAATGGGATATTCCTAAAGACTTTCTTTGTCCGCCAATACCCGGCAGGGCCGATTACATCCATTATGTTGCAGATTTGTTGGGCTCGAGCAATAAAGGTAAAAACCCAAAGGGACCGAACATCAACTTGCTCGATATTGGGGTTGGCGCCAACTGTATTTACCCAATTATCGGTCATCAGGAATACGGCTGGAGCTTTGTAGGCTCAGAGATCGATCCGTTTTCAGTCGAATCGGCAAATCGCATTATCCAGGCAAATAAAGAATTGCAAGGGGGCATAGAAATTCGCAAGCAGGCCTCTAAAATGGGAATTTTTAGAGGCATTGTGGGCAGAAAAGAGCGTTTCGACGCCGTTGTTTGTAATCCACCATTCCATTCCTCTTTGAAGGAAGCCGAGCAGGGCACGCGTTTAAAGTGGCGTAACCTGGGCGGCACCGAAAAAGAAGTTAAACATGTGTTAAACTTCGGGGGCAACAAGGCTGAGCTTTGGTGTCCGGGTGGCGAACGTGCCTTTGTTGAGCAAATGATTATTCAAAGTGCGGAAATTAAAGGGCAGGTGTTGTGGTTCACCTCGCTGGTTTCTAAAAGTGCAAATCTTAAAAGTATTTATAATGCGCTGGTTAAGGTAAATGCTTTCGAAGTGCGGACAGTGCAAATGAGCCAGGGGCAAAAAATCAGTCGTTTCGTGGCCTGGACGTTTCAGGATGATGCCGCACAGGCAGAATGGGCGAAGGGATGGAAAAACGAAAGTGCGAAAACTGAAAATAAAGCAGTTAAATAG
- the dctA gene encoding C4-dicarboxylate transporter DctA, which produces MKSIFSNLTFQVLVAIAIGILVGTYFPGFASSAKLISQGFINLISMLIAPIIFFTIVLGIAHMGDMKKVGRVGGKALLYFEIVSTVAIAIGLLVANILKPGAGMVGNTADTGKIAGYAAQAKEMDWAEFFLHIIPHNVMAAFAEGNILQILLFAILFGYGLNKLGGEGTSLLNAFDKISKVLFKIMKVIMRLAPIGAFGGMAFSIGTHGLQSILGMAKLMGSVYLTCALFIFVVLNGICRYYKFSLWQYLKYIRQEILIVLGTSSSESVLPSMMQKMEAIGCDKSVVGLVIPTGYSFNLDGTAIYLAMGVIFLCQVFNVDLSIGQQITVLGVLMVTSKGAAGVTGSGFIVLVSTLTALKIMPIEHISILIGVDRFMSEARAITNVIGNGVATIVIAKSENQFDEAKYLKAIQPAAIEKNEETA; this is translated from the coding sequence ATGAAATCCATTTTTTCCAATTTAACATTCCAGGTGTTGGTGGCCATTGCCATTGGCATTTTGGTGGGAACCTATTTTCCAGGCTTCGCTTCATCGGCAAAACTAATCAGTCAGGGCTTTATCAACCTGATAAGTATGCTTATTGCGCCCATCATTTTCTTTACCATAGTTTTGGGTATTGCGCACATGGGCGATATGAAGAAAGTGGGAAGGGTAGGCGGCAAAGCGCTGTTATATTTCGAAATAGTAAGCACCGTGGCCATTGCCATCGGACTGTTGGTGGCTAATATTTTAAAGCCCGGCGCCGGTATGGTAGGCAACACGGCCGACACGGGCAAGATTGCAGGTTATGCCGCACAGGCGAAAGAAATGGACTGGGCCGAATTTTTCCTGCACATTATTCCACACAATGTAATGGCCGCCTTTGCAGAAGGCAATATTTTACAGATTTTGCTGTTCGCGATCTTATTCGGTTATGGTTTAAACAAGCTCGGCGGCGAGGGCACCTCGCTTCTTAACGCTTTTGATAAAATCTCGAAAGTGCTGTTTAAGATTATGAAAGTAATTATGCGTTTGGCGCCAATTGGGGCTTTCGGCGGGATGGCCTTTAGCATCGGCACACATGGGCTCCAGAGCATTTTAGGCATGGCCAAACTGATGGGCTCGGTATATTTAACCTGCGCACTTTTTATTTTTGTTGTACTAAATGGCATTTGCCGATATTATAAGTTCAGTTTATGGCAATACCTAAAGTACATTCGGCAGGAGATTTTGATTGTATTGGGCACTTCGTCGTCTGAATCCGTTTTACCCAGTATGATGCAGAAAATGGAAGCCATAGGCTGCGATAAATCGGTAGTTGGTTTGGTTATCCCCACTGGCTATTCGTTTAATTTGGATGGAACAGCAATTTATCTGGCGATGGGCGTAATTTTTTTATGCCAGGTTTTTAATGTCGATTTGTCTATTGGCCAGCAAATAACAGTTCTGGGCGTTTTAATGGTAACATCAAAAGGTGCAGCGGGCGTTACCGGAAGCGGTTTTATTGTACTCGTTTCTACGTTAACAGCATTGAAGATTATGCCGATTGAGCACATTTCTATCTTAATCGGTGTCGATCGGTTTATGAGCGAGGCCCGGGCAATCACCAATGTAATCGGGAATGGCGTGGCTACAATTGTAATCGCCAAAAGTGAAAACCAATTCGACGAAGCCAAATATTTGAAAGCAATACAGCCGGCCGCAATTGAAAAAAATGAGGAAACAGCTTGA